Proteins from a single region of Zhongshania aliphaticivorans:
- a CDS encoding sensor domain-containing diguanylate cyclase, producing MDTPKTPDCEDKRLASLQALNILDTPFEERFERITRFASQLFDVPIALVSLIDQDRQWFKSAQGLDVRETSRAISFCGHTILSRNILTTQDALSDTRFYDNPLVTGDPHIRFYAGCPLHTESGMALGTLCLIDRRPRELNDNDLEALRDLALVIEREINQPELNIIDAVTNLSNRHSFLALAEKGLALCSRSATPVSLVFIELDRGEEGDAEEESAEQKRMLLKFGEYLNSRLDQSALVARLAKNQFAVLLIDASVAEATLAVMQFNTAVEELGQQEKWSHALRFDFGIAEFNSDRHTTVEKLLADADLAMYDSKKRKRYAAMKV from the coding sequence GTGGATACTCCCAAGACGCCAGATTGCGAAGATAAGCGCTTGGCATCGCTACAGGCGCTGAATATTTTGGATACGCCGTTTGAAGAACGATTTGAACGCATTACCCGATTTGCCAGCCAGCTATTTGATGTCCCCATTGCGCTAGTTAGCCTGATTGACCAAGACCGGCAGTGGTTTAAGTCAGCCCAAGGCTTAGATGTCCGTGAGACTTCACGCGCAATATCATTTTGCGGTCATACTATTTTAAGTCGTAATATTTTGACGACCCAAGATGCACTTAGTGACACCCGATTTTATGATAACCCCTTGGTGACCGGTGACCCGCATATCCGTTTTTATGCAGGTTGTCCTTTGCACACAGAAAGCGGCATGGCTTTGGGCACACTGTGTCTCATTGACCGTCGTCCACGGGAGTTAAATGACAATGACTTAGAGGCTTTGCGGGATTTGGCCTTAGTGATTGAGCGCGAAATCAATCAGCCAGAATTGAATATCATTGACGCAGTGACAAACCTTAGCAATCGCCATAGTTTTCTTGCCTTGGCTGAGAAAGGGCTCGCGTTGTGCTCTCGAAGCGCGACCCCAGTTTCACTGGTGTTTATTGAGTTAGACCGTGGCGAAGAGGGTGACGCCGAGGAAGAAAGTGCTGAACAAAAACGTATGTTGCTAAAGTTTGGCGAATATTTAAATAGTCGTTTGGATCAGTCCGCCCTTGTTGCACGGCTTGCCAAGAATCAGTTTGCAGTTTTGTTAATTGATGCATCCGTGGCAGAGGCAACCCTCGCTGTTATGCAATTTAATACCGCCGTTGAAGAACTGGGGCAGCAAGAGAAATGGTCGCATGCCCTGCGTTTTGATTTTGGAATAGCTGAATTTAATTCAGATCGACACACCACGGTAGAGAAGTTATTAGCTGATGCAGACCTTGCTATGTATGACAGCAAAAAACGTAAGCGATACGCGGCCATGAAAGTATGA
- a CDS encoding acyl-CoA thioesterase → MPRKFIEIPERFPFSTTYTVLYSDVNVANHLAADRIPAIAIEAQLRYIIALGYEHATAFEEAGLIMAHSEISYINETDYADTLRIDVVATNFAHKSFELVFRIFNESKNLETARLRNTMLFFDYNTKSVVEVPQTFKEKVAEM, encoded by the coding sequence ATGCCAAGAAAATTCATTGAGATACCTGAACGTTTTCCCTTTAGCACCACTTATACAGTTTTGTATTCGGATGTTAACGTTGCAAATCATCTAGCGGCTGATCGAATTCCCGCCATCGCGATTGAGGCACAGCTGCGATACATTATTGCCTTAGGGTATGAGCATGCCACGGCTTTTGAAGAGGCCGGATTGATTATGGCGCATTCAGAAATATCCTATATTAATGAGACGGATTATGCCGATACATTGCGTATTGACGTCGTCGCTACCAACTTTGCTCATAAAAGTTTCGAGCTGGTATTTCGCATATTTAATGAAAGCAAAAACTTAGAGACGGCCCGATTGCGTAATACTATGTTGTTTTTTGATTACAATACGAAGTCCGTAGTGGAAGTGCCGCAAACGTTTAAAGAGAAAGTCGCAGAGATGTAG
- a CDS encoding TIGR03862 family flavoprotein — protein sequence MSASPLHLTAVVIGGGPAGLMVAEQLSNAGVIVDLYDAKPTVGRKFLRAGIGGLNLTHNEDWSDFVSRYDEKAEVLRPALEGFNATALRAWAADLGVETFVGSSGRVFPIEKKAAPLLRRWLSRLRENGVRIHSRHRWMGWNEKGDIVIQSPTDVLTVKAEMLFFALGGGSWSALGSDGHWLAKFKENNIECKDFRPSNCGFNYPWPMDLTQAYSGAPIKSIAISVQDAKGQEWRQRGDAVISFYGIEGGPVYAISAPIRDAIEQYGHCTVYWDLDPNRSLAALQKVLAKRRPKDSLANVLRKQCGLSGAKLALFKALTSKQQMADIDGIPALIKCLPQTFTSARPIDEAISTDGGISFSAVDDKFMLKRVANTYCVGEMLDWEAPTGGYLLTACFATAVWAAQHALAVRAARVS from the coding sequence ATGTCTGCCTCCCCTCTTCATCTTACGGCCGTTGTTATCGGGGGTGGCCCCGCAGGCTTAATGGTGGCGGAGCAGTTAAGTAATGCGGGTGTGATTGTCGACCTCTACGACGCCAAGCCCACTGTCGGCCGCAAATTTTTACGGGCCGGCATAGGCGGTTTAAACCTTACTCACAACGAAGATTGGTCAGATTTTGTGAGCCGTTATGACGAGAAAGCTGAGGTTTTGCGTCCGGCCTTAGAGGGTTTTAATGCAACAGCGTTACGAGCTTGGGCGGCAGATTTAGGTGTTGAAACCTTTGTTGGCAGCTCGGGGCGAGTGTTTCCCATAGAGAAAAAAGCGGCACCGCTGTTGCGTCGTTGGCTCAGCCGCTTGCGGGAAAACGGTGTACGCATCCACAGTCGGCATCGCTGGATGGGCTGGAATGAAAAGGGCGATATTGTCATACAGAGTCCCACCGACGTCTTAACGGTAAAGGCCGAGATGCTATTTTTTGCGCTGGGTGGCGGCAGTTGGTCTGCACTGGGTTCCGATGGCCACTGGTTGGCTAAATTTAAAGAAAATAACATTGAATGTAAGGACTTTCGTCCTAGTAACTGTGGGTTTAATTACCCTTGGCCAATGGATTTAACGCAGGCATATAGTGGCGCGCCGATAAAATCGATTGCGATTTCGGTACAAGATGCCAAGGGTCAGGAATGGCGTCAGCGTGGTGACGCTGTTATTTCATTTTATGGAATAGAGGGTGGGCCGGTGTATGCGATATCTGCGCCCATACGTGATGCCATAGAACAGTATGGTCATTGCACCGTGTATTGGGATTTAGATCCTAATCGGTCTTTAGCTGCGCTGCAAAAGGTGTTGGCTAAGCGGCGACCAAAAGACTCTTTGGCCAATGTGCTGCGCAAGCAATGTGGTTTAAGCGGAGCAAAACTGGCGCTGTTTAAAGCACTGACAAGTAAGCAGCAGATGGCCGATATTGACGGTATTCCCGCGTTAATAAAATGCTTGCCGCAAACCTTTACCAGTGCCCGTCCAATAGACGAAGCAATCAGCACGGATGGCGGGATTAGTTTTTCTGCCGTAGATGATAAGTTCATGTTAAAGCGAGTCGCTAACACCTATTGTGTCGGCGAAATGTTAGATTGGGAAGCGCCCACTGGAGGGTATTTATTAACGGCATGTTTTGCAACGGCTGTATGGGCGGCGCAACATGCTTTGGCGGTACGTGCTGCCAGAGTGAGCTAG
- a CDS encoding DUF2164 domain-containing protein, whose product MAIIEFSKHEKEIIIAKVQRYFEDELHQELGKFDAEFLTDFFSEEVGAYFYNRGLHDAKLLMEEKLADISDALYEIEKPTTFVR is encoded by the coding sequence ATGGCTATTATTGAATTTTCTAAGCACGAGAAAGAAATCATTATTGCTAAAGTTCAACGTTACTTTGAAGATGAGCTACATCAAGAACTCGGGAAATTTGACGCTGAATTTTTAACCGATTTTTTCTCCGAAGAAGTCGGTGCGTACTTCTATAACCGTGGTTTACATGATGCAAAGCTCTTGATGGAAGAGAAGTTGGCAGATATCAGTGATGCCCTCTATGAAATAGAAAAGCCAACGACATTTGTGCGATAA
- a CDS encoding GFA family protein produces the protein MADIQYPISGSCQCGNVRYELLSPPKKVLACHCKECQKLSTSAFSLTAFVSADSVRFEGELLQWNRMAESGNKSYAKFCPRCGNRIYHFNPDQPDELKLKAANLSDTRVLQPQAHIWVSQKQDWFQIPEGVAQFDKQP, from the coding sequence ATGGCAGATATACAGTACCCAATTTCGGGGTCATGTCAGTGCGGTAATGTGCGCTATGAATTATTGTCTCCCCCCAAAAAAGTATTAGCTTGTCACTGCAAAGAATGCCAAAAGCTCTCCACTAGTGCCTTTAGTTTAACGGCGTTTGTCTCTGCGGATTCAGTGCGGTTTGAGGGTGAATTATTGCAGTGGAACCGCATGGCAGAGAGTGGTAATAAAAGCTACGCAAAGTTCTGTCCACGCTGTGGAAATCGTATATATCACTTTAACCCAGATCAGCCCGACGAATTAAAGTTAAAAGCCGCTAATTTAAGCGATACCCGTGTGCTGCAACCACAAGCTCATATTTGGGTTAGCCAGAAGCAGGATTGGTTTCAGATTCCTGAGGGAGTGGCGCAGTTTGATAAGCAGCCCTGA
- a CDS encoding PD-(D/E)XK nuclease family protein, translated as MELQELLACDGHSIVLMPSDASARQCRDRIARLRGSHDQAFIETVTVMPVDQWLAELWDGTFPAKQVLRPIQLLALARDIIEKSEFYPQDCLNSMAITRQFVDAFQLHAQYQLSSDEDYYRFSAEYQAFYHWRQTMQDKLDEQSALSGQQLPDQLCNLLQDAILDLPDQLVLSEDITLSPSVSTFIQSCAEQTNLVTLSESRPSPPLPKFCSTQQMSQECEAVVAWLLTIFKRGNVDGKALDGALVAILVPDMNRYRAALTNVLQRQFYPSGLFPSADFSAREPWVFESSETLMSYPLIKSAWDLISLSARALPLEQLSRILRSRFVRGWPESRSVRATLDIRWREYLSPETTLRNAISLARKLEQQDPTVSDVLHDLEAILKSMPARQLPSSWVRFFDQLLLNSGWPNTSDDDVVVEQCRRGFSQAMDVFRALDRQLGEVSHDTALSWLQHILSTKRFSVSRDWACPIRIMEYDDAIGLQFDATWIMGLDDNALPRRVEPSPFLPLELQRQAKYPNSDPGLCLQRDQEVLSRLLSSAPQVHISHSRENEAGSPLGPCTLLPDYQNDQPLTAQNQFVTHGAVLWPATDHVRPVDSSQRASVRGGTGLFKEYASSPFFAFLKYRLNLREFPEAAEGLDHRVQGILVHDTMEHVWKTLQAKQALDALSDLQLEALVRASCERALENPELSVARYGESLLNIEKERVISLVCAWMDKNERQRVQDFEVISTEQLIESEIKGIPLRLRMDRIDNIAGKHLVIDYKTGTIDGRALSVDNLSEPQLPIYVLASDGQSKALDGVMLAQLKSPDDLKIHMRSNWANSVVAKKAHASDVDSPEKWQAELEAWSTALETMAMGILAGNIEHDFSKNHSRGFSTFLLPLLRDVGIEEEAE; from the coding sequence ATGGAATTACAGGAATTACTAGCGTGCGATGGTCACAGCATTGTTTTAATGCCCAGTGATGCCAGCGCGCGTCAGTGTCGAGATCGTATTGCGCGTTTGCGTGGCAGCCATGATCAAGCGTTTATAGAAACAGTGACGGTAATGCCGGTTGATCAATGGCTGGCGGAGCTGTGGGATGGGACTTTTCCCGCCAAACAAGTTTTACGCCCTATTCAGTTATTGGCGTTGGCTAGAGATATTATTGAGAAAAGCGAGTTTTATCCGCAAGACTGTCTTAATAGCATGGCGATCACTCGGCAGTTTGTAGATGCATTCCAGTTACATGCGCAATATCAATTAAGTAGTGATGAGGACTACTATCGATTCTCAGCGGAATATCAGGCGTTTTACCACTGGCGTCAGACCATGCAGGATAAGCTGGATGAACAGTCTGCGTTAAGCGGGCAACAGTTGCCTGATCAATTGTGTAATTTATTGCAAGACGCAATCTTAGATTTACCGGATCAACTTGTTTTAAGTGAAGATATAACACTTAGCCCATCAGTTAGCACGTTTATTCAATCCTGCGCTGAACAAACAAATTTGGTGACTTTGTCAGAATCAAGGCCTTCACCACCGCTGCCAAAATTTTGCTCTACACAACAAATGAGCCAAGAGTGCGAGGCCGTAGTGGCGTGGTTGCTAACTATTTTTAAGCGTGGCAATGTTGATGGAAAAGCACTTGATGGTGCCTTGGTCGCGATTCTGGTGCCAGATATGAATCGTTACCGAGCCGCGTTGACAAATGTTTTACAGCGGCAATTTTATCCCAGTGGACTTTTTCCCTCCGCTGATTTTTCGGCACGTGAGCCTTGGGTTTTTGAGTCCAGCGAAACCTTAATGTCTTATCCATTGATAAAATCGGCTTGGGATTTAATTTCACTGAGTGCTCGCGCCCTGCCCTTGGAGCAATTAAGTCGGATTTTGCGCTCTCGTTTTGTCCGAGGGTGGCCTGAATCACGCAGTGTAAGAGCAACATTAGATATTCGTTGGCGAGAATATTTGAGCCCAGAAACCACACTTCGCAATGCTATATCGCTGGCGCGGAAACTTGAGCAACAAGATCCCACCGTCAGTGATGTATTGCATGATTTGGAGGCAATCCTCAAGAGCATGCCGGCACGTCAATTACCATCGTCGTGGGTGCGTTTCTTTGATCAATTGTTACTGAATTCAGGTTGGCCAAATACCAGTGATGATGACGTCGTAGTTGAACAGTGTCGTCGTGGCTTTAGTCAGGCAATGGATGTATTTCGTGCGCTTGATCGACAGCTTGGCGAGGTCAGTCACGACACCGCACTTTCGTGGTTACAGCATATTCTCAGTACCAAGCGTTTTTCGGTAAGCCGTGACTGGGCCTGCCCCATTCGGATCATGGAATATGACGATGCCATTGGCCTGCAATTTGATGCCACCTGGATAATGGGTTTGGATGATAACGCCTTGCCGCGACGGGTAGAGCCATCACCTTTTTTACCCCTAGAGTTACAACGGCAGGCAAAATACCCAAACAGTGATCCGGGGCTGTGTTTGCAGCGTGACCAAGAAGTTTTATCGCGCTTGCTGAGCTCAGCTCCTCAGGTACATATAAGCCACAGTCGAGAAAATGAGGCAGGTAGCCCCCTCGGTCCCTGTACTCTGTTACCCGATTATCAAAACGATCAACCACTGACTGCGCAAAATCAATTTGTGACACACGGCGCAGTGCTGTGGCCTGCAACTGACCATGTGCGGCCGGTTGATTCTAGCCAGCGCGCATCGGTACGCGGTGGCACCGGTTTATTTAAAGAATATGCCAGCAGTCCATTTTTTGCTTTTTTAAAATACCGCTTAAATTTACGGGAGTTTCCTGAGGCAGCAGAAGGTCTCGATCATCGTGTGCAGGGTATTTTGGTTCACGACACCATGGAGCATGTCTGGAAGACACTGCAAGCCAAGCAGGCATTAGATGCACTCAGCGACTTGCAGTTAGAAGCCTTGGTTAGAGCAAGCTGCGAACGCGCTTTAGAAAACCCCGAACTGAGTGTGGCCAGGTATGGTGAGTCGCTACTGAATATAGAAAAAGAGCGGGTGATCAGCTTAGTTTGTGCGTGGATGGATAAGAACGAGCGTCAACGCGTGCAAGACTTTGAGGTGATATCTACGGAGCAATTAATAGAAAGCGAAATCAAGGGTATTCCACTGAGGCTTCGCATGGACCGCATCGATAATATTGCTGGTAAGCATTTAGTCATTGATTATAAAACCGGCACTATCGACGGTCGCGCACTGAGTGTTGATAACTTAAGTGAACCTCAGCTACCGATATACGTGCTGGCAAGCGATGGCCAATCTAAAGCCTTAGACGGTGTCATGTTGGCGCAATTAAAAAGTCCTGACGATTTGAAAATTCATATGCGCAGTAACTGGGCTAACAGCGTGGTGGCAAAAAAAGCACACGCTAGCGATGTCGACAGTCCGGAAAAATGGCAGGCCGAATTAGAGGCCTGGTCCACAGCATTAGAAACTATGGCAATGGGCATTTTGGCAGGAAATATCGAGCACGATTTCAGCAAGAATCACAGTCGCGGTTTTAGCACTTTTTTACTGCCCTTACTACGAGATGTGGGAATAGAGGAGGAAGCAGAATGA
- a CDS encoding ethanolamine ammonia-lyase subunit EutB, with protein MPFSANLGHQRYVFTDLSMLLAKATPARSGDHLAGIAASSHEERVAAQFALADVPLVHFLNELVIPYEADEVSRLIVDRHCRQAFQPVAHLTVGGFRDWLLSDAASTRVLTDLAPGLTPEMVAAVSKLMRVQDLILVAKKCEVITRFRNTLGLKGHFSTRLQPNHPSDDAAGIAASIIDGLLYASGDAVIGINPASDNTQTVSRLLYLLDDVITRFAIPSQSCVLTHVTTTLELINQGAPVDLVFQSIAGTEQANSSFGINLSVLAEAQSAAHSLQRGTVGNNVMYFETGQGSALSANAHHGVDQQTLEARAYAVARAFSPLLVNTVVGFIGPEYLYNGKQIIRAGLEDHFCGKLLGLPMGCDICYTNHAEADQDDMDMLLTQFAAAGGSFIMGIPGGDDIMLNYQTSSFHDALYIRRLFDLPPAPEFLAWLRSSKIMDDSGDLLTGGALPPKFVEALSF; from the coding sequence ATGCCGTTTAGCGCTAATTTAGGCCACCAGCGTTATGTTTTTACCGATCTAAGCATGTTGCTTGCAAAAGCGACTCCTGCGCGCTCGGGTGATCACCTAGCCGGTATTGCTGCCAGTAGCCACGAGGAGCGTGTCGCGGCCCAGTTTGCTTTGGCCGATGTTCCCCTCGTACATTTTCTTAATGAACTTGTTATTCCTTATGAAGCAGATGAAGTGTCGCGGCTCATTGTTGATCGTCACTGCCGCCAAGCTTTTCAGCCGGTAGCGCATCTTACCGTGGGTGGTTTTAGAGATTGGTTATTGTCAGACGCGGCAAGTACTCGTGTACTAACAGACTTAGCGCCGGGCTTAACGCCAGAAATGGTGGCGGCGGTGAGCAAATTAATGCGGGTTCAAGACCTGATTTTGGTCGCAAAGAAATGTGAGGTGATTACCCGATTTAGAAACACCCTTGGACTTAAGGGTCATTTTTCGACCCGCCTCCAACCCAACCACCCTAGCGATGATGCCGCGGGAATAGCCGCCAGTATTATCGATGGTTTGTTATACGCCAGTGGTGATGCGGTTATCGGAATTAATCCAGCATCAGACAATACCCAGACAGTATCGCGATTATTGTATTTGTTGGATGATGTTATCACTCGCTTTGCGATACCAAGCCAATCTTGCGTGTTAACCCACGTGACTACCACGCTAGAATTAATCAATCAGGGCGCGCCCGTTGATTTGGTGTTCCAATCTATTGCCGGCACTGAGCAGGCAAATAGCAGTTTTGGCATAAATCTGTCGGTTCTTGCTGAGGCGCAATCCGCTGCCCACTCATTACAGCGCGGCACGGTTGGCAATAACGTCATGTATTTTGAAACGGGCCAGGGGAGTGCGCTATCTGCGAATGCTCATCATGGTGTTGATCAGCAAACCTTAGAGGCGAGAGCTTACGCAGTGGCGCGTGCGTTTTCGCCCTTGCTGGTTAATACGGTAGTGGGCTTTATTGGCCCTGAATATCTATACAACGGTAAACAGATTATTAGGGCCGGATTGGAAGATCACTTCTGTGGCAAATTGCTGGGCCTGCCCATGGGCTGCGATATTTGCTACACCAATCATGCCGAAGCTGACCAAGATGATATGGACATGCTACTAACCCAGTTTGCTGCTGCGGGAGGGAGTTTTATCATGGGTATTCCCGGTGGTGACGATATTATGTTGAATTATCAAACTAGCTCATTCCATGATGCTTTGTATATTCGCCGTTTATTTGATTTGCCACCGGCACCTGAGTTTTTAGCATGGCTGCGCAGCTCAAAGATTATGGATGATAGTGGGGACTTGCTAACTGGTGGGGCGTTACCGCCAAAGTTTGTTGAGGCGCTGAGTTTTTAG
- the eutC gene encoding ethanolamine ammonia-lyase subunit EutC — MTENSGDKLGKDVWRDLRRYTSARIAQGRSGVSMPTMANLQFQLDHARARDAVHLALNIPKFISQYRHVFPDMTAPIVLQSEAADRGQYLQRPDLGRRLPESLWQDLRHLQNDSVDIAIVVADGLSSAAVQAHAMPFLRLLIPSLNAQSLSLAPLSLASQARVALGDDIGEALKAKLVIMLIGERPGLSSPDSLGVYISYGPYRGCSDANRNCISNIRAGGLSYQQACDTALYLIVRALDMGLTGVNLKDQSALVECESGQKIPFFAK; from the coding sequence ATGACCGAGAACAGTGGTGATAAGCTTGGAAAAGATGTGTGGCGGGATTTACGACGTTATACCTCGGCGCGAATTGCTCAAGGGCGAAGTGGCGTGTCGATGCCGACGATGGCGAATTTACAATTCCAGCTAGATCATGCTCGGGCGCGAGATGCCGTGCATTTGGCTTTGAATATCCCCAAATTTATATCGCAGTATCGACACGTGTTTCCGGATATGACCGCGCCCATTGTATTACAAAGTGAAGCCGCTGACCGCGGCCAATACCTACAGCGGCCAGACCTTGGCCGGCGCTTACCCGAATCTCTGTGGCAAGATTTGCGTCATTTACAAAATGACAGCGTCGATATTGCTATCGTTGTCGCAGATGGCCTGTCATCAGCGGCCGTACAAGCGCATGCAATGCCATTTTTACGTTTACTCATTCCCTCCTTAAACGCGCAGTCACTTTCACTCGCACCCTTATCGCTTGCTAGCCAAGCGAGAGTTGCACTGGGGGATGATATTGGCGAGGCCTTAAAGGCGAAACTGGTGATTATGTTGATTGGGGAGCGGCCGGGGCTTAGCTCGCCAGACAGCCTTGGCGTGTATATAAGCTATGGGCCATACCGAGGATGTAGTGATGCCAATCGAAATTGTATTTCAAATATTAGAGCGGGAGGACTGAGTTATCAGCAAGCTTGCGACACGGCCTTATACCTAATTGTTCGCGCCTTAGACATGGGTTTGACGGGCGTAAACCTCAAAGACCAATCGGCGCTGGTAGAGTGTGAGAGTGGTCAGAAAATACCGTTTTTTGCCAAGTAA
- a CDS encoding MipA/OmpV family protein: protein MTVFRACLLLLISVSVNANEQERLPKWELGAGLATIHLPDYPGADQSQSYTLPFPYIIYRGARIKAGRDGLRGLLFQGSRWDLDISAGGSLPVNSEDNRAREGMDDLDISLELGPSLRLKFLDKPDHKIQFRLNLRALLAADDFPAMDYEGWLFNPELRWRKHYGERYLAGSTLQLRYGNSSYHDYFYGVAPQFATATRSAYQAERGYNSVGIRGFIAAKLDRNWRVTASLGYYDLHDAVFNDSPLFRKNSGAYFGLSISRILWRSSSTASPARIDKVEL, encoded by the coding sequence ATGACGGTTTTTAGAGCATGTTTGCTGCTATTGATCTCGGTTAGCGTCAATGCAAATGAGCAGGAGCGGTTACCGAAATGGGAGCTTGGCGCAGGATTGGCGACAATTCATTTACCAGATTATCCCGGTGCCGATCAAAGTCAAAGTTACACTCTGCCCTTCCCTTATATTATCTACCGCGGGGCGCGCATAAAAGCTGGCCGAGATGGTTTGCGAGGTTTGCTGTTTCAAGGTAGTCGCTGGGATCTTGATATATCTGCCGGTGGCAGTTTGCCCGTTAATAGCGAAGACAATCGTGCTCGCGAGGGCATGGATGATCTCGACATTAGTCTGGAGCTGGGGCCTTCCTTGCGATTGAAGTTTCTTGATAAACCCGACCATAAAATCCAGTTTCGCCTCAATTTACGCGCCTTGTTAGCAGCAGATGATTTCCCTGCCATGGATTACGAAGGCTGGCTGTTTAATCCAGAGCTTCGCTGGCGCAAGCATTATGGTGAGCGCTATTTGGCCGGTAGCACCTTGCAGTTACGCTACGGCAACAGTAGTTACCACGATTATTTTTATGGAGTGGCACCGCAATTTGCGACTGCAACACGTTCGGCGTATCAGGCCGAGCGAGGCTATAACAGTGTTGGTATCCGTGGTTTCATTGCCGCCAAGCTTGATCGCAATTGGCGGGTGACCGCATCCCTTGGGTATTATGATCTGCATGATGCCGTGTTTAACGACAGTCCCCTTTTCCGCAAAAATAGTGGCGCTTACTTCGGTCTGTCGATTTCTAGGATACTGTGGCGTTCGTCGTCGACAGCCAGCCCTGCTCGCATTGATAAAGTAGAATTGTAA